The following are encoded in a window of Amycolatopsis lexingtonensis genomic DNA:
- a CDS encoding S1 family peptidase: MRMSRAVAVVGAAAAVLGLVSAGVADAQQDIIGGSTVSSAPWGAQIYWNNVTTYGGFECSGTIIAPQWVLTAQHCLNSPGMHVKVGNVTLQQGTNANVDQQKASPNGDIALLHLTTAVSTTYMKLGTANPPTGSTNQIYGWGRTQGSSPPSSTLKTANVRVTGTSTDAFGGRAIASQGIDGAAWHGDSGGPELYNGVQVGVCSTGNNSGSDPQGTQNYASIASSRSWIQQTAGV, encoded by the coding sequence ATGCGAATGTCGAGGGCTGTTGCCGTGGTGGGTGCCGCCGCCGCGGTGCTGGGCTTGGTCTCAGCGGGGGTCGCGGACGCCCAGCAGGACATCATCGGCGGGAGCACCGTCTCGTCCGCGCCGTGGGGCGCCCAGATCTACTGGAACAACGTCACCACCTACGGCGGGTTCGAGTGCTCGGGGACGATCATCGCCCCGCAGTGGGTGCTCACCGCCCAGCACTGCCTGAACTCGCCGGGCATGCACGTCAAGGTCGGCAACGTGACGCTCCAGCAGGGCACGAACGCCAACGTCGACCAGCAGAAGGCGTCGCCGAACGGGGACATCGCCCTGCTGCACCTGACGACCGCCGTCAGCACGACGTACATGAAGCTCGGCACCGCCAACCCGCCGACCGGGTCGACCAACCAGATCTACGGCTGGGGCCGCACGCAGGGCAGCAGCCCGCCCTCGAGCACCCTCAAGACCGCGAACGTGCGCGTGACCGGCACCAGCACGGACGCGTTCGGCGGCCGGGCCATCGCCAGCCAGGGCATCGACGGCGCGGCGTGGCACGGCGACTCGGGCGGCCCGGAGCTCTACAACGGCGTCCAGGTCGGCGTGTGCTCGACGGGGAACAACTCCGGTTCGGACCCGCAGGGCACGCAGAACTACGCGAGCATCGCATCGAGCCGCAGCTGGATCCAGCAGACCGCCGGCGTGTGA
- a CDS encoding class I adenylate-forming enzyme family protein produces MVHPQALLDELERAPDVPAFEHGSRVTSRGELRELIGRFTAGLRAAGLGSGDGVGLATAVTAEGFAALIAVHVLGGRAVAVRAGLPEAQLRHVLADVSAVVTDSSVELADAGVPVLRIGAGLLAAYEEPVPRARLEDIATVVFTSGSTGVPKGVAYSYRALTEGRVWRPPLPGSAHERLGACFGRYLLFGSLASAVMVEQLGVSLMSGGTAVIPEGLPDFPAVLARLRITAALTTVPRLHRILDDLRDSPVDLSALRALIVAGSPVPPHKLAEAAELIGPAMHHAYGQTETGMLTICRADEGLGSVGKPCDTVEIDVRDGEVWVRTPSAFSGYWRDEVTTAALLRDGWVRTQDLGHLDESGYLHLSGRARDVVIVNAIIHYTGPIERAIAAHPDVDQAYVVSVPDERTGEAAHAFVVPVPGREPDLAEVRKGVAAELGEAAVPARFSFVGAVPVAPSGKPDKAALRRSIVD; encoded by the coding sequence ATGGTCCACCCGCAGGCTCTGCTGGACGAGCTGGAACGCGCTCCGGACGTTCCCGCGTTCGAACACGGCTCCCGCGTCACGTCGCGCGGCGAGCTGCGGGAGCTGATCGGCCGGTTCACCGCGGGCCTGCGGGCGGCCGGGCTCGGCTCGGGTGACGGCGTCGGCCTTGCCACCGCGGTCACCGCGGAGGGGTTCGCCGCGCTGATCGCGGTGCACGTGCTCGGCGGCCGCGCGGTCGCCGTCCGGGCCGGGCTGCCGGAAGCGCAGCTGCGGCACGTCCTCGCCGACGTCTCCGCGGTGGTCACGGACAGCTCGGTTGAGCTGGCGGACGCCGGCGTGCCAGTGCTGCGGATCGGCGCCGGGCTGCTGGCCGCGTACGAGGAGCCCGTGCCCCGCGCGCGGCTCGAGGACATCGCGACGGTGGTGTTCACCAGCGGCAGCACCGGTGTCCCGAAGGGCGTGGCCTACAGCTACCGCGCGCTGACCGAGGGCCGCGTCTGGCGGCCGCCGCTGCCCGGCTCGGCCCACGAGCGGCTGGGCGCGTGCTTCGGGCGCTACCTGCTGTTCGGCTCCCTGGCCAGCGCGGTGATGGTCGAGCAGCTGGGGGTGTCGCTGATGTCCGGCGGCACCGCGGTGATCCCGGAGGGACTGCCGGACTTCCCGGCGGTCCTCGCGCGGTTGCGGATCACCGCGGCGCTGACGACCGTGCCGCGGCTGCACCGGATCCTCGACGACCTGCGCGACTCGCCCGTCGACCTGAGCGCGTTGCGGGCGCTGATCGTCGCGGGATCGCCGGTACCGCCGCACAAACTGGCCGAAGCGGCCGAGCTGATCGGGCCCGCGATGCACCACGCGTACGGGCAGACCGAGACCGGGATGCTGACGATCTGCCGGGCCGACGAAGGGCTCGGCTCGGTCGGAAAGCCTTGTGACACGGTGGAAATCGACGTCCGGGACGGCGAGGTCTGGGTCCGCACCCCGTCGGCGTTCTCGGGCTACTGGCGCGACGAGGTCACCACCGCGGCCCTGCTGCGCGACGGCTGGGTCCGCACCCAGGACCTCGGGCACCTGGACGAGTCGGGGTACCTGCACCTGTCCGGCCGGGCGCGGGACGTGGTGATCGTCAACGCGATCATCCACTACACCGGCCCGATCGAGCGGGCGATCGCGGCGCACCCGGACGTCGACCAGGCGTACGTCGTGTCGGTCCCGGACGAGCGGACCGGGGAGGCGGCGCACGCGTTCGTGGTCCCGGTGCCGGGCCGCGAGCCGGACCTGGCGGAGGTGCGCAAGGGAGTGGCGGCGGAGCTGGGGGAGGCCGCGGTCCCGGCGCGGTTCAGCTTCGTGGGCGCGGTTCCCGTTGCGCCGTCGGGGAAACCGGACAAGGCTGCGCTGCGACGGTCTATTGTGGATTAG
- a CDS encoding YdeI/OmpD-associated family protein: protein MEFDTQVLLGGKTATGLPVPGEVVEALGAGKKPAVTVTLGGHTYRTTVASRGGQFLVPLSAENREKAGVAAGDAVTVEIALDTAARELEIPPDLAGALAADDTARARFESLSYSAKQRFVLPIGQAKTEETRQRRVAKVITDLRAGK from the coding sequence ATGGAGTTCGACACGCAGGTGCTGCTCGGCGGCAAGACCGCGACCGGCCTGCCGGTGCCCGGCGAAGTCGTCGAGGCGCTGGGGGCCGGCAAGAAACCCGCGGTCACCGTCACGCTGGGCGGCCACACCTACCGCACTACGGTCGCGAGCCGGGGTGGACAGTTCCTCGTCCCGCTCAGCGCGGAGAACCGGGAGAAGGCCGGCGTCGCCGCGGGGGACGCCGTGACGGTCGAGATCGCCCTCGACACCGCCGCGCGCGAGCTGGAGATCCCGCCGGACCTCGCCGGCGCGCTGGCGGCGGACGACACGGCGCGGGCCCGGTTCGAGAGCCTCTCCTACAGCGCGAAACAGCGGTTCGTGCTGCCGATCGGCCAGGCGAAGACCGAGGAGACCCGGCAGCGGCGGGTCGCCAAGGTGATCACGGACCTGCGCGCCGGGAAGTGA
- a CDS encoding WXG100 family type VII secretion target, producing the protein MSSPGFQADSAAMTRAVQGFEETATNAKSTMASLESELTEALRNYKGDQAVAFWDLQRRLQEKMTVAVKELDTMSQLVHTSHQNYGRGDADVHQSFQGVGNSLEGSGVIPRLNP; encoded by the coding sequence ATGTCCAGTCCGGGATTCCAGGCAGATTCCGCTGCCATGACGCGCGCCGTCCAGGGTTTCGAGGAAACCGCGACGAACGCCAAGTCCACGATGGCCAGCTTGGAGTCCGAGCTGACCGAGGCCCTGCGCAACTACAAGGGTGACCAGGCCGTGGCGTTCTGGGACCTCCAGCGCCGGCTCCAGGAGAAGATGACCGTGGCCGTGAAGGAGCTCGACACCATGTCGCAGCTCGTCCACACCAGCCACCAGAACTACGGCCGCGGCGACGCCGACGTCCACCAGAGCTTCCAGGGGGTCGGCAACTCCCTCGAGGGCTCGGGCGTGATCCCCCGCCTCAACCCCTGA
- a CDS encoding alpha/beta hydrolase yields MTAAGYRVAPARLDTVAGEFGSRADALGAAQQAVAGEKVPAAAFGQVSESAAAAKTFEKTMTELGEKLGEHVSRAKKLQSGLTESAAGYRRTDAQVAAMYRALLPEDPLPKAGNPAGIGGAADTGPWAHAIEENRAKVSDALTAERAKLAGLTDADEIARSQARIKLYEDILANNRQILRFDPAGNGRIAELVGHIEPGTRNVGLFVPGVNTQMSNFDAYAGLGRSLVAADPTGRTAMVVWADGVFPQNPVVQGPDASYAQTMAPDLKNFTDDLRGEISSHAGSGVTLTAIGHSYGGATVGLAEAHGLDVDRVLHVESAGMGHGVWSPSDLPASQAGVQRYSMTAPLDPIEIAQGNAWGLEWTGIGHGADPDTFPGVTELETGRAADGSQLWGLSSHSDVLKPGSESWTNIYRVITAGPVTPDGTFDPRGILEHGVEFLNDGGVLR; encoded by the coding sequence GTGACGGCTGCCGGCTATCGCGTCGCCCCGGCCCGCCTCGACACCGTGGCCGGCGAGTTCGGCTCACGCGCGGACGCCCTGGGCGCCGCGCAGCAGGCGGTGGCGGGCGAGAAAGTCCCCGCCGCCGCGTTCGGCCAGGTCAGCGAGTCCGCGGCCGCGGCAAAGACGTTCGAAAAGACGATGACGGAGCTGGGCGAGAAGCTCGGCGAGCACGTCTCCCGCGCGAAGAAGCTCCAAAGTGGACTGACCGAGTCGGCCGCCGGCTACCGCCGCACCGACGCGCAGGTCGCCGCGATGTACCGGGCGCTGCTGCCCGAAGACCCGCTGCCGAAGGCCGGGAACCCCGCCGGTATCGGCGGTGCCGCGGACACCGGCCCGTGGGCGCACGCGATCGAGGAGAACCGCGCGAAGGTCTCCGACGCGCTGACGGCCGAACGCGCCAAGCTGGCCGGGCTGACCGACGCCGACGAGATCGCGCGGTCGCAGGCACGGATCAAGCTCTACGAAGACATCCTCGCGAACAACCGGCAGATCCTGCGGTTCGACCCGGCGGGCAACGGCCGCATCGCCGAACTGGTCGGCCACATCGAGCCGGGGACGCGGAACGTCGGGTTGTTCGTCCCCGGCGTCAACACGCAGATGTCCAACTTCGACGCCTACGCCGGCCTCGGGCGCAGCCTGGTGGCCGCGGACCCGACCGGGCGCACCGCGATGGTCGTCTGGGCCGACGGGGTGTTCCCGCAGAACCCGGTCGTGCAGGGCCCGGACGCGAGCTACGCGCAGACGATGGCCCCCGACCTCAAGAACTTCACCGACGACCTGCGCGGCGAGATCTCGAGCCACGCCGGCTCCGGCGTCACGCTGACCGCGATCGGGCACAGCTACGGCGGCGCCACGGTCGGGCTGGCCGAGGCGCACGGCCTCGACGTCGACCGCGTCCTGCACGTCGAGTCGGCGGGCATGGGCCACGGCGTGTGGTCGCCGTCGGACCTGCCGGCGAGCCAGGCGGGCGTCCAGCGCTACTCGATGACGGCACCGCTCGACCCGATCGAAATCGCCCAGGGCAACGCGTGGGGCCTGGAGTGGACCGGCATCGGCCACGGCGCGGACCCGGACACCTTCCCCGGCGTCACCGAGCTGGAGACCGGCCGCGCCGCGGACGGCTCGCAGTTGTGGGGCCTGTCCTCGCACAGTGACGTGCTGAAGCCGGGTTCGGAGTCGTGGACGAACATCTACCGGGTGATCACCGCCGGACCGGTGACCCCGGACGGCACCTTCGACCCCCGTGGCATCCTCGAGCACGGCGTCGAATTCCTGAACGACGGGGGTGTGCTGCGATGA
- a CDS encoding S8 family serine peptidase has product MRIPAALAVAGLVTVGLPVAAAAAPEAQCANPSGTYSGAVPWGQRQIDPTRLWPLTRGDGQLVAVIGTGVDGQNGQFRPGQLEGGAGTESTDCDGRGTIAAGIVAAQPDPSTSFAGVAPGARLLPIRYTDSSAKDGGDPGALAGAIDTAIDRHASVILIAVPAAFDSPALSGAVSRARSEGAVVVSAAAATQQGARTYPTATSGVLAVGSVNQAGEPVQTEAGDYVGVAAPGAELVSTSAGAGGAIAHRWPVTDPGLAAAYVAGVAALVRAYHPDLTGDQVATRLTLTAHRPASGGHDARLGWGVLDAYVAVSSTLPANIAPPGSVAPAATEPDVVPAAAAAEHPSDVPAGTIALAGVGLAAAAGVAVAAVRRGRRRGWRPSRFTP; this is encoded by the coding sequence GTGCGGATACCGGCGGCGCTCGCGGTCGCGGGCCTGGTCACGGTCGGCTTGCCGGTGGCGGCGGCCGCGGCCCCGGAAGCGCAGTGCGCGAACCCGTCCGGCACGTATTCCGGCGCCGTCCCATGGGGTCAGCGCCAAATCGACCCCACGCGGCTGTGGCCGCTGACGCGGGGTGACGGCCAGCTGGTCGCCGTGATCGGCACCGGCGTGGACGGGCAGAACGGCCAGTTCCGGCCCGGCCAGCTCGAAGGCGGCGCGGGTACCGAGTCCACCGACTGCGACGGCCGCGGCACGATCGCGGCCGGGATCGTCGCCGCGCAACCGGATCCGTCGACGTCGTTCGCCGGCGTCGCGCCGGGCGCGCGCCTGCTGCCGATCCGCTACACCGACAGCTCGGCGAAGGACGGCGGCGACCCGGGCGCGCTGGCCGGCGCGATCGACACGGCGATCGACCGGCACGCGAGCGTCATCCTGATCGCCGTCCCGGCGGCGTTCGACAGCCCGGCGCTGTCGGGCGCGGTTTCGCGCGCGCGGTCGGAAGGCGCGGTGGTCGTCTCCGCGGCGGCGGCGACCCAGCAGGGCGCGCGCACGTACCCGACGGCGACGTCCGGGGTACTGGCCGTCGGCTCGGTGAACCAGGCGGGCGAGCCGGTGCAGACCGAGGCCGGCGACTACGTCGGCGTCGCCGCACCGGGCGCGGAACTGGTCAGCACCTCGGCCGGCGCGGGCGGCGCGATCGCGCACCGCTGGCCGGTCACCGACCCCGGCCTGGCGGCGGCGTACGTCGCGGGGGTCGCGGCCCTGGTCCGCGCGTACCACCCGGACCTGACCGGCGACCAGGTCGCCACCCGTCTCACGTTGACGGCCCACCGCCCGGCTTCGGGCGGCCACGACGCGCGGCTCGGCTGGGGAGTGCTGGACGCGTACGTGGCGGTCTCGTCGACGCTGCCCGCGAACATCGCCCCGCCCGGCTCGGTCGCCCCGGCGGCCACCGAGCCCGACGTGGTCCCGGCGGCGGCCGCGGCGGAGCACCCTTCCGATGTCCCGGCGGGCACGATCGCGCTGGCCGGGGTCGGCTTGGCCGCGGCGGCGGGTGTCGCGGTCGCCGCTGTCCGCCGGGGGCGCCGTCGTGGCTGGCGGCCGTCGCGCTTCACGCCGTAG
- a CDS encoding WXG100 family type VII secretion target, with translation MTKNTAHTNFAAYSHQQLYAMLQAGDPNSARHAADKWKSAALHLHEQAHNLNSELTEFKDQWTGGAADQYQHMIVDLANGISKVAQTAEAMNVMLGDAADALVKAKKEMPPPVSVPDVSPADVALAVNPPLLPPDASPALVQAAAQQRQQAIANVEAQQSAANAAGSAHGKAIVVMTELAGEYTVAEESIPASPNAVPVPTTPPTGGGAGSAGSPGLVGNGVTDPGVVVTPGDGHPLPSTGTPQQPGTTVPTSNPLFGDMFTAGLAAASAAAFGRFGSIMPRVPSWATGKDPKDNKDQPPGTKLGGGGAGVEGGAGGGIPIGGGDAPSIGGGIPGGAGIGGGGGDAPAAHSGLAGDGGSGNALSGLAGGAAGAVGAAAAKSAMPMMPMMPMGMGGGGDMGSGRRIPAWLVETENVWGQAAPVAPPVIGEEPEAY, from the coding sequence ATGACGAAGAACACCGCGCACACGAACTTCGCCGCGTACAGCCACCAGCAGCTCTACGCGATGCTCCAGGCCGGCGACCCGAACAGCGCGCGCCACGCCGCCGACAAGTGGAAGTCCGCCGCCCTGCACCTGCACGAGCAGGCCCACAACCTCAACTCGGAGCTGACCGAGTTCAAGGACCAGTGGACCGGTGGCGCGGCCGACCAGTACCAGCACATGATCGTCGACCTCGCGAACGGCATCTCCAAGGTGGCGCAGACCGCCGAGGCGATGAACGTGATGCTGGGCGACGCCGCCGACGCGCTGGTGAAGGCCAAGAAGGAGATGCCGCCGCCGGTTTCGGTGCCGGACGTCTCCCCCGCCGACGTCGCGCTCGCGGTGAACCCGCCGCTGCTGCCGCCGGACGCGTCCCCCGCTCTCGTGCAGGCCGCGGCGCAGCAGCGCCAGCAGGCCATCGCGAACGTCGAAGCCCAGCAGTCCGCGGCCAACGCCGCCGGGTCGGCGCACGGCAAGGCGATCGTCGTCATGACCGAGCTGGCCGGGGAGTACACCGTGGCCGAAGAGTCGATCCCGGCGTCGCCGAACGCCGTCCCGGTGCCCACGACCCCGCCCACCGGCGGCGGTGCCGGGAGCGCGGGCTCGCCCGGGCTCGTCGGCAACGGCGTGACCGACCCCGGCGTCGTCGTCACCCCCGGCGACGGGCACCCGCTGCCCTCGACCGGCACGCCGCAGCAGCCGGGCACGACCGTCCCGACGTCGAACCCGCTGTTCGGCGACATGTTCACCGCCGGGCTCGCCGCGGCTTCGGCCGCCGCGTTCGGCCGCTTCGGCTCGATCATGCCGCGGGTGCCGTCCTGGGCCACCGGCAAGGACCCGAAGGACAACAAGGACCAGCCGCCCGGCACCAAGCTCGGCGGCGGCGGGGCCGGCGTCGAAGGCGGTGCCGGAGGCGGCATCCCGATCGGCGGGGGCGACGCGCCCTCGATCGGCGGCGGCATCCCCGGCGGGGCCGGCATCGGCGGGGGCGGCGGCGACGCCCCGGCCGCGCACTCCGGCCTGGCCGGCGACGGCGGCTCGGGCAACGCGCTCAGCGGTCTCGCCGGCGGCGCGGCCGGCGCGGTGGGCGCTGCCGCGGCCAAGAGCGCGATGCCGATGATGCCCATGATGCCGATGGGCATGGGCGGTGGCGGCGACATGGGTTCCGGACGCCGGATCCCGGCGTGGCTGGTGGAGACGGAGAACGTCTGGGGCCAGGCGGCCCCGGTCGCCCCGCCGGTGATCGGCGAAGAGCCGGAAGCGTACTGA
- a CDS encoding arabinofuranosyltransferase — translation MSTVVADGSADRLVEPPASRHVRLGNWLVLGPTIAVFAVLAWNRRWMSDDGLIVLRTVRQILAGNGPVFNAGERVESNTSTLWTYLLVAFGWIPGLRLEWLAVVLGLLCSTGGLLLAMDGTRRLIGSPLVAPAGVLVLIALPPFRDFATSGLETGLITLWLGTTWWLLVRHARRTPTGPVWVTALVIGLGVLVRPDLALFSAVAGAGLLVLEWRGWRRGLSWAAAAAAIPVAYQVFRMGYYGLLTPNTALVKEASDALWGRGWAYLTDFAGPYHLWIPLALCLLLAGLGLRRTRIERRVAVVVAVPLLGGLALALYVVRVGGDFMHARMLLPALVSLLLPVLVVRPGRATVVPLVALGIWTVVAAGWLRTSYTTLPAAEDETLGIADERAAYVAASRHEHPILAEDFEEFTALTDPINAMLATGQAPAVLVQNKQGEWHRYPTTNGRTVATFFNIGGPGMLLPLDMWVHDPIGLANPVAAHTTPYPGRRIGHNKYAGTPWEVAELTRETPAELTVNGDFTVPSIEAIRGIFACPANRDGLDSVRAPLTFDRFRQNLVHAAARTSLRYDYDPRHAQRCG, via the coding sequence ATGAGCACGGTCGTCGCCGACGGATCAGCCGACCGGCTCGTCGAGCCCCCGGCATCGAGACACGTGCGGCTCGGCAACTGGCTCGTGCTCGGGCCCACGATCGCCGTGTTCGCCGTGCTCGCCTGGAACCGGCGCTGGATGAGCGACGACGGGCTGATCGTCCTGCGGACGGTTCGCCAGATCTTGGCCGGCAACGGGCCGGTGTTCAACGCGGGTGAGCGGGTCGAGTCCAACACCAGCACGCTCTGGACCTACCTGCTGGTGGCCTTCGGCTGGATCCCGGGACTGCGGCTCGAATGGCTCGCGGTGGTCCTGGGCCTGCTGTGCTCGACCGGCGGTCTGCTGCTGGCCATGGACGGCACGCGCCGGCTCATCGGCTCCCCACTCGTGGCCCCGGCCGGCGTCCTCGTGCTCATCGCCCTGCCGCCGTTCCGCGATTTCGCCACCTCCGGCCTCGAAACCGGCCTGATCACCCTGTGGCTGGGCACGACGTGGTGGCTGCTCGTCCGGCACGCGCGGCGCACGCCCACCGGCCCGGTCTGGGTCACCGCGCTCGTCATCGGCCTCGGCGTGCTCGTCCGGCCGGACCTGGCCCTGTTCAGCGCGGTGGCCGGGGCCGGGTTGCTGGTGCTCGAATGGCGTGGCTGGCGCCGGGGCCTGTCATGGGCCGCCGCCGCGGCCGCGATCCCGGTGGCCTACCAGGTGTTCCGCATGGGCTACTACGGCCTGCTCACGCCCAACACCGCGCTGGTCAAGGAAGCTTCCGACGCCCTGTGGGGCCGCGGCTGGGCGTATCTGACCGACTTCGCCGGCCCGTACCACCTGTGGATCCCGCTCGCCTTGTGCCTGCTCCTCGCCGGGCTCGGGCTGCGGCGGACCCGGATCGAGCGGCGGGTGGCGGTCGTCGTGGCCGTTCCCCTGCTCGGCGGCCTCGCCTTGGCTCTCTACGTCGTCCGGGTGGGCGGCGACTTCATGCACGCGCGGATGTTGCTGCCCGCGCTGGTCAGCCTCCTGCTGCCGGTGCTGGTCGTCCGGCCCGGGCGAGCGACCGTCGTCCCGCTGGTCGCCCTCGGCATCTGGACGGTCGTCGCCGCCGGGTGGCTTCGCACGAGCTACACCACCTTGCCCGCGGCCGAAGACGAGACGCTGGGCATCGCCGACGAACGAGCCGCCTACGTCGCCGCGAGCCGCCACGAGCACCCGATCCTGGCCGAGGACTTCGAGGAATTCACCGCCCTCACCGACCCGATCAACGCGATGCTCGCCACCGGGCAGGCACCCGCCGTCCTCGTCCAGAACAAGCAGGGCGAGTGGCATCGCTACCCGACGACCAACGGCCGCACCGTCGCCACCTTCTTCAACATCGGCGGCCCCGGCATGCTGCTGCCGCTCGACATGTGGGTGCACGACCCGATCGGCCTGGCCAACCCCGTCGCCGCGCACACCACGCCCTACCCCGGCCGCCGGATCGGCCACAACAAGTACGCCGGCACGCCGTGGGAAGTCGCCGAACTGACCCGGGAAACCCCGGCCGAGCTGACCGTGAACGGTGACTTCACCGTGCCCAGCATCGAGGCCATCCGCGGCATCTTCGCCTGCCCGGCCAACCGGGATGGGCTCGACTCGGTCCGCGCGCCGCTCACCTTCGACCGGTTCCGGCAGAACCTCGTCCACGCCGCCGCCCGCACGAGCCTGCGCTACGACTACGACCCGCGTCACGCCCAGCGCTGCGGCTGA
- the nadC gene encoding carboxylating nicotinate-nucleotide diphosphorylase, whose protein sequence is MTFPISEPVLRLIAASGLDVEDVKRVVTTALGEDLRYGPDATTASTVPASATAVAELTPRVDGVVAGLPVALAVFDMVLGDGYEVLARREDGDRLVAGEPALVLAGPVRGLLTAERTALNLLCHLSGVATATAAWVSEVDGTGCAIRDSRKTLPGLRLLQKYAVRCGGGVNHRLGLGDAVLIKDNHVVAAGSVTAALAAARAHAPELPCEVEVDTLEQLEEALAAGADEVLLDNFTPEQCRRAVARRDEVSPKTRLESSGGLTVDRGKAYARSGVDYLSVGGLTHSSPALDLGMDLR, encoded by the coding sequence ATGACGTTCCCGATCTCCGAACCGGTCCTGCGGCTGATCGCCGCGTCGGGCCTCGACGTCGAAGACGTCAAGCGGGTGGTCACCACCGCGCTCGGCGAAGACCTGCGGTACGGGCCCGACGCGACGACGGCGTCGACGGTGCCCGCTTCCGCGACCGCCGTGGCGGAGCTGACCCCGCGCGTCGACGGTGTCGTGGCCGGGCTGCCGGTGGCGCTCGCTGTGTTCGACATGGTGCTGGGCGACGGCTACGAGGTGCTGGCCCGGCGCGAGGACGGCGACCGGCTGGTCGCGGGGGAGCCCGCGCTGGTGCTCGCCGGCCCGGTGCGCGGGCTGCTCACCGCCGAGCGCACGGCGCTGAACCTGCTCTGCCACCTCTCCGGCGTCGCCACCGCGACCGCCGCCTGGGTGTCCGAAGTGGACGGTACCGGCTGCGCGATCCGCGACTCCCGCAAGACGTTGCCGGGGCTGCGGCTGCTGCAGAAGTACGCCGTCCGCTGCGGCGGTGGCGTGAACCACCGGCTGGGCCTCGGCGACGCCGTGCTGATCAAGGACAACCACGTCGTCGCCGCGGGTTCGGTGACGGCGGCGCTGGCCGCGGCCCGCGCGCACGCGCCGGAACTGCCGTGCGAGGTCGAGGTCGACACGCTCGAGCAGCTCGAGGAGGCGCTGGCCGCGGGCGCGGACGAGGTGCTGCTGGACAACTTCACGCCCGAGCAGTGCCGCCGGGCGGTCGCGCGCCGCGACGAGGTTTCCCCGAAGACGCGGCTGGAATCCTCTGGTGGGCTCACCGTCGACCGTGGTAAAGCCTATGCGCGGTCCGGTGTGGACTACCTTTCGGTGGGCGGGCTGACGCACTCTTCACCCGCGTTGGATCTCGGCATGGACCTTCGCTGA